One region of Miscanthus floridulus cultivar M001 chromosome 19, ASM1932011v1, whole genome shotgun sequence genomic DNA includes:
- the LOC136528040 gene encoding uncharacterized protein codes for MAATWRGAWRSRVSSTESGSADIVHHPNQRPPQPYLADYINNNYGISSTTTASSATCTTLSNTTYTTTASSSSASALAARVLHSFMPAPNTSTLVVEEDTEEVGHETATEQDKAKTREHMRDLIHGSDPLDRWLWELQVIWVLHLAQLDASAGRAFVSRRLQHTARSWVLALHGISRSIVSFTGWCPSQEEEDEALQQLQTCWPPTSELVGFFAATFSHMLPFVDVVVALEIIDPSASDDDHQIIVSGSRGGVASAHKFQALADVRDGLAGALEHVQLWDSWLSSSLQLQAEAKRASGRMCRLLLVGLDRLDEAIRDTRDYIKTQFMSLMGDRHHDSTASGLAEDLSPGIHKATKSALSCIIVLSTSYKRCAMDLPTIHEAPVSVRVNGKDAPAATGNENTSSSSNLIMVMIRSLEEKLTRASESFPDQSLRFLFLINNLYFVWHQLRTNQRLVDVPMYALTHKIDGYINSYIQVSWTPVLKPLHDHTPCCLTRYSAQHNFETKFEKTYIKQKLWKVPDPELREELRAAIIKKVIPAFTKFLEDNVVSASRVTPKELEEMLEELFEG; via the coding sequence ATGGCGGCTACCTGGCGGGGAGCATGGCGGTCGAGGGTCTCATCCACCGAGAGCGGCAGTGCCGATATCGTTCATCACCCCAACCAGAGACCGCCGCAGCCCTACCTGGCCGATTACATCAACAACAACTATGGCATCAGTAGCACCACCACTGCTTCATCAGCTACCTGCACCACCCTGtccaacaccacctacacaaccactgccagcagcagcagcgcctcAGCTCTAGCTGCTCGTGTCCTCCACTCGTTCATGCCCGCTCCCAACACCTCCACGTTGGTCGTGGAAGAAGACACGGAGGAGGTCGGCCACGAAACGGCCACGGAGCAAGACAAGGCGAAGACACGCGAGCACATGAGGGACCTCATCCATGGATCGGATCCCTTGGACAGGTGGCTCTGGGAGCTGCAGGTCATCTGGGTTCTCCACCTTGCTCAGCTGGATGCGTCCGCTGGGAGGGCCTTCGTCTCGCGGCGACTCCAGCACACTGCACGCAGCTGGGTCCTAGCTCTGCACGGCATCAGCAGATCCATCGTTAGCTTCACTGGATGGTGTCCTAGCcaggaggaggaagacgaagcTCTACAGCAGCTACAAACCTGCTGGCCACCTACGTCAGAGCTGGTAGGATTTTTTGCAGCAACCTTCTCGCATATGCTCCCTTTTGTTGATGTCGTTGTTGCATTGGAAATCATTGATCCTAGTGCCAGCGACGACGACCATCAGATTATTGTTTCTGGCAGTAGGGGTGGAGTGGCATCAGCTCACAAATTCCAGGCACTAGCAGACGTCCGTGACGGTCTCGCCGGTGCCTTGGAACATGTCCAGCTCTGGGACTCGTGGCTCTCTTCCTCACTCCAACTGCAAGCAGAAGCCAAAAGAGCAAGTGGCAGGATGTGTAGGCTCTTGCTAGTTGGATTGGACAGGCTGGATGAAGCCATACGGGACACAAGAGACTACATCAAGACTCAGTTCATGTCCTTGATGGGTGATCGTCACCATGACTCTACAGCATCAGGACTGGCGGAGGACCTATCACCTGGCATTCACAAGGCCACTAAGTCCGCGCTAAGTTGCATCATTGTGCTGTCGACTAGCTACAAACGATGTGCAATGGATCTTCCTACCATTCATGAAGCACCAGTATCAGTTCGTGTAAATGGTAAGGACGCCCCCGCAGCAACAGGCAATGAGAATACCAGTTCTTCTTCCAACTTGATCATGGTGATGATCCGTTCTCTAGAAGAAAAGCTCACCAGAGCGTCAGAGTCATTTCCAGATCAGAGCCTCAGGTTCCTATTCTTGATCAACAACTTATACTTTGTCTGGCATCAGCTTCGTACAAATCAGCGGCTTGTGGATGTCCCCATGTATGCCTTGACTCACAAGATCGATGGTTACATAAACAGTTATATTCAAGTATCTTGGACACCGGTGTTGAAGCCCTTACATGATCATACACCTTGTTGCTTAACGAGATACTCAGCACAACATAATTTCGAGACAAAGTTTGAGAAGACCTACATCAAGCAAAAGCTCTGGAAGGTTCCAGACCCAGAGCTGAGGGAAGAGCTGCGGGCAGCCATCATCAAGAAAGTCATTCCAGCCTTCACAAAATTCTTGGAGGATAATGTTGTCAGTGCCTCAAGAGTCACTCCCAAGGAACTGGAAGAGATGTTGGAGGAGCTATTTGAAGGATAA